The Bicyclus anynana chromosome 9, ilBicAnyn1.1, whole genome shotgun sequence DNA window TTTACCTTCTAATTTGattatatacttacatatatCCTGATTGTTGTACATTCACAACCTTTTAGCTGGTAGAAGGGCCACCCTTGACTAACAAATATTtcacaaacggatccctaaattgaaaaatagtGGTAGAAGATCATTTAAAGACCTATCGAACGATACCCCACATAAATTAGTTTTCTAGtaataatagtctctgcgctaaaccgcggacggacggacagactgTCAGACCAAATGTACTCTATGAgtcagacggacatggcgaaactataaggtttCCTGGtgtactacggaaccctacaaaaGTACTTATTCTATATCATAGAGCGCTGTATCATACCTTAATATGTCGTTTATGGTAATGCATCACCCACCGCCAGCGTGGATGAGGAAAGACACGCGGCGACGAGGCGGAACCTTGAATTTACCAAAACTGCACAAACCACCTCCCACGCTGGCACTGGCGAGCGCGCTAAAACCTTCGATATTATGCAGAAcagaaatatatagaaatacCTACTTGCTCAGAAATCATTCAACAGGTTTCTATGAGGTTTTCTAATATTAATAGCTTAACTGTAGGTATACTGTACTGCCATCCCCCATGTCTGAAGGGTCCCCGACACTGGCGCCGGCGGACGGGGAGCGGTGGGCTCGGTGTTCACAGTGAAACACTTTACTGAACAACGCAGAGTTTATTCTACTGCAACAACAGGCAGTGctacatataaataacaatatagtCACAGCCTTCACAGAACTAATTAGCTTATGTTATTTACCTAAGTTATACTAAATCACTGTGATTTagacaaaataatttttagagttCTCAGACTTATACGTAACACAACATGGTGTCAGCTAACAAACcatagagataaaatataaatatgttacgTTATGTACATGTAACTGTCAATAttgactatttttaattactatgtATGTTTAATTACTAAGTGAATACGATCTGCCAGAGCATGGCCGGAGCGGCGGCGAGCGGCGCCGGTCGAGTGGAAACTCCCACTTAAACATACGGTTTCTTGcattttttgtaattgtaaaagtaCGGTAATGAAGTCGACGCGTGTGGCTCGCTGCGCCCGCGCACGGCCCAGTGCTccgcgcgcgcgcccgccaCTCCGACCTGCCCGCGGCGCGTGGGCGCCCACGATGCCGGCCGCGCGCGCCCAGAGTCCGCCCGCAGCCAGAGGCGACCATGAAATCCTGCACCATGTATAAGATCACCTACGTCAGCCGAAAAAAGAAGGTAAACTATAGTGTTGATTgtttttgatttctttttgCCAAGTGTTTGATTTCTTTTTACAAACTTCTAAGACTTCCTGGCTTCTCTCTTTTGCGTTTTCAGATATTATGTGCCATCTAGGGCATTCTTGACGCTTTGAGCTAAGGGAAACTTTCCCATCCCCGTCAGCCCACGGCACACTCCGTCATAGTCGTCTGCGTTCAGGGAATATATCATGGCGCCTCTCAGATTGTTGCTTCTTATGTATTTGGCCTTCTCCACCACACTCTCGGGGTCGTCATACGAGACCCACTCAGAGTGCCTGTAGAAGTATGGCACCTTAGCATCTTTTTCCACTTTAACAGTAGagtcatttttaaatttatttatatactcacACACATCTGGATAGTTGACAAAACCAAGTTCACCGAGACTCCCAAAGCTGAGTGCAGGACTGCCCACTTTAGTGTTCTCGCTGTTGACCAAAGTGAAGGTGTGGCCATACGTAGGAATTCCGACAACAATCTTGCGGGGGTCGAGGCCCTTGCTCTGGTACATCTGCACCGTGTAGTCAATGTTGAGCGTGGCCCAGTACAGCTGCTCGCTCGCGCGCGCGAACAGCGGCGCGTTGAGCCCCGTGAGTGGCGTCAGCGGGCTGAACGCGTGGAAGTCGTACGTCATGAGGTTGACATAGTCCACGTACAGGTTTAGCTGGTCCACGTCGTAGGCGGCGTCCACGATGATCTGCGGCGCCGCCGTCGCCACCGTCAGCAGGTAGTCGCGCCTCTCCCTCTCGTACTCCTTCCTGATCTCTCTCAGCAACTGGGAGAAGTGCTGTCTCTCCCGTTTGCCCTGACCTCTCCGATACTCGACGGCGGGAAATTCCCAGTCCAGATCGATGCCATCCAAGGACAGATTCCGCAGCGTGTATTTGACGGACTTTATGAAAGTCTTCCGACAGGTGTGATTGAACACCATCTCTGAGAACCCGGCGTGAGCGCCAGCGCCACCCACCGACAGCAGCACTTTCAAATTGGGATTGCTCTGTTTCAATTTGACAACATCTGCAATGACTCGCCGCTGGTAATCCTCGAGGTGAATCTGTTTATCTCTAATCTGAGCGAATGCGACATTGATGTGCGTGCAGAGGTGCGGGTGGATGTCCGCCGGCcgcagcgcgcgcgcggcgcTCGGCTCCGGCGCGCCGTAGTAGCACACCACCACCGGGCCCGCGGTGCCGCCCGACAGCGCGGTGCCGCCCTGCAGCGCGGCGCCacccagcagcagcagcagcagcgcgaGTGCGCCCGCTGCTGCTTTGTAGCTCAAAATACGCTCAGTGTTCCGTTCGGCGGTGCCCCGTAGGTTCAAAGGATACTCAtagttgttcttttttatagaGATCGatttaaaaaccattgcgtACTTTATTTGGATTTATACACATTTATTAGAAATACAAAGACTTTAACGTAGATACATACGTTGCaagaataataaacattaaatttatacGTTGTAATCGAGGCTCGAGCACTAGGTACGCGGTACGCGGTACGcactattatattgtttttctttgttaCTTTattcacagaaaacatatgctttaggttttataaatcaattttatcTGTAATAGGGGCCTACCTGTAGAATCTTGTAAATTGAACAAGGTCAACTCAAGTAAGGTAAGCAAGGTAGGTATAATCAAATTTCtaaatctaatctaatattTAATGACTAGGTAATTGTAAAATTGACCTctgaaatatgtaaataataatatcacacACGGCAGATAAGAAATTaagcacaaaaatattttgcttttGGGTAAAATTGGttaatgtcaaatgtcaatgtcaattgtcaaaatatacttttttttggtTCAATAGTCAATAGAGTTCTACAATTttagagcccccgctcacttaaaatacttttagtTGGGCGACTAAATCAGCCGAGTATAGTACAGGCATAACATAGATTTACGATACGTTAAAGCGACCTAAGACGCACATATTCACCAACTAAATCGTCCAACAAATAAATTGGACACCGATCGTACAGAGTCGTGATTCACTTTCGATTATTGGTAGTGGCAC harbors:
- the LOC112043680 gene encoding chitinase-3-like protein 1 — protein: MVFKSISIKKNNYEYPLNLRGTAERNTERILSYKAAAGALALLLLLLGGAALQGGTALSGGTAGPVVVCYYGAPEPSAARALRPADIHPHLCTHINVAFAQIRDKQIHLEDYQRRVIADVVKLKQSNPNLKVLLSVGGAGAHAGFSEMVFNHTCRKTFIKSVKYTLRNLSLDGIDLDWEFPAVEYRRGQGKRERQHFSQLLREIRKEYERERRDYLLTVATAAPQIIVDAAYDVDQLNLYVDYVNLMTYDFHAFSPLTPLTGLNAPLFARASEQLYWATLNIDYTVQMYQSKGLDPRKIVVGIPTYGHTFTLVNSENTKVGSPALSFGSLGELGFVNYPDVCEYINKFKNDSTVKVEKDAKVPYFYRHSEWVSYDDPESVVEKAKYIRSNNLRGAMIYSLNADDYDGVCRGLTGMGKFPLAQSVKNALDGT